One genomic region from Methanocaldococcus fervens AG86 encodes:
- a CDS encoding class I SAM-dependent methyltransferase, whose amino-acid sequence MNYLTSETAKKILNSQNEEIFLNLDLNKTEKKEKIIIDREREVARFPEGEINFDILKKIAKDEGHIYFIKDGEVFKAAISNNGYYKLVPTIPPTIEINGIRMHRTKDINPYEDTLNKINSVKVKKGEKVLDTCMGLGYTAIEAFRRGAEVITIEKNPNVLELAKINPYSEDLFKGNIKIILGDAFDVIKNFKDEEFDVVIHDPPRFSLAGHLYSEEFYKEIFRVLKPGGRLFHYVGNPGKKYRGKDLQRGVMERLRKVGFVNVRRVENALGVVAIKPKE is encoded by the coding sequence ATGAATTATTTAACATCAGAAACAGCTAAAAAAATATTAAATTCACAAAATGAAGAGATTTTTTTAAATTTGGATTTGAATAAAACAGAAAAAAAGGAAAAAATAATCATAGATAGGGAAAGAGAAGTAGCAAGATTCCCTGAAGGTGAGATTAACTTTGATATTCTAAAAAAGATAGCCAAAGATGAAGGGCATATATACTTTATAAAGGATGGAGAGGTTTTCAAAGCTGCAATATCAAACAACGGATATTACAAGTTAGTGCCAACGATTCCACCAACAATTGAGATAAATGGAATAAGGATGCACAGAACTAAAGATATCAACCCCTACGAAGACACTCTGAATAAAATAAACTCTGTAAAAGTGAAGAAAGGGGAAAAGGTTTTAGATACATGTATGGGTTTGGGATATACTGCCATAGAGGCTTTTAGAAGAGGGGCTGAAGTTATAACAATAGAAAAAAATCCAAATGTTTTAGAATTGGCTAAAATAAATCCATATAGTGAAGATCTATTTAAAGGAAACATTAAAATTATTTTGGGAGATGCCTTTGATGTAATTAAGAATTTTAAAGATGAGGAGTTTGATGTTGTTATTCACGACCCTCCACGATTTAGCTTAGCTGGACATTTATACAGTGAAGAATTTTATAAGGAAATTTTTAGAGTCTTAAAGCCCGGAGGGAGATTGTTTCATTATGTGGGCAACCCAGGAAAGAAATATAGGGGAAAGGATTTGCAAAGGGGAGTTATGGAGAGATTGAGAAAGGTTGGGTTTGTAAATGTAAGAAGGGTTGAGAATGCATTAGGAGTTGTAGCTATAAAACCTAAAGAGTAA